The following are encoded together in the Desulfobacterales bacterium genome:
- a CDS encoding M48 family metalloprotease: protein MFSNFIYFIVVLLIYTTHQPPEKAAFAFSETVLFFAGLLGIFIFLTKLQFQRLEKRISTENFSNLDHRFNTLLTRQSIMAIVLFAIDIYGLNLSSFTADITVFRAIPTLQAVLFIGLFVLYMAVVWAGAHGAYQKLYLNTVTRRSYILSNISFSIPVLLPWLLLSGIADLINLLPFTIPKQFLATPTGEVIYFLFFLCAVALLGPVMIQKFWRCTPLEAGATRERIENLCRQTGIGYNNILYWPIFGGKMITAGVMGLVTKFRYILVTHGLLRLLEPEELDAVIAHEIGHVKQKHLLFYLFFFAGYMLVSYGTFDLLVFAIIYAEPVYRFVHEYGFSQASVTAALFSIVIILNFVIYFRYIFGYFMRNFERQADTYVYAVIGNAQPLIRTLEKIALTSGQPPDRPNWHHFSITERIAYLKKCENDGNWIRRHNRKIKKSIAVYLAAVLLMGALGYHLNFGSVGQKLNNHFFEKIIQRELQKTPHNPNLYRMLGDLYYSRKDYETTIRAYENALGLRPDNPEVLNNLAWLFATCDDPNYRDPQKALRLAQQAATLSPAAHIMDTLAESFYVNGKYAEAAQAAERALQLARTNRSYFEDQLEKFRTAERKAKGF, encoded by the coding sequence ATGTTCAGTAATTTTATCTATTTTATTGTTGTGCTGCTTATCTATACCACGCACCAGCCGCCGGAAAAGGCCGCCTTTGCTTTTTCTGAAACCGTTTTATTTTTTGCCGGATTGTTGGGAATTTTCATTTTCCTGACAAAGCTGCAGTTTCAAAGACTTGAAAAGCGGATTTCAACCGAAAACTTTTCAAATCTGGATCACAGATTCAACACCCTGCTGACGCGCCAGTCCATCATGGCGATCGTCCTGTTTGCCATTGACATCTACGGCTTGAATTTGTCGTCGTTTACTGCCGACATCACCGTTTTCAGAGCTATCCCGACCCTCCAGGCCGTTCTTTTTATCGGGTTGTTTGTGCTCTATATGGCGGTTGTTTGGGCCGGCGCCCATGGGGCCTACCAGAAGTTATACCTCAACACCGTGACCCGCCGGTCCTATATTCTGTCAAACATTTCATTTTCCATTCCCGTACTGCTGCCGTGGCTGCTGCTATCGGGAATCGCCGACCTGATCAACCTGCTCCCCTTTACGATCCCCAAACAGTTTCTCGCAACCCCAACCGGCGAGGTTATCTATTTTTTATTCTTTCTGTGTGCGGTCGCTTTGCTGGGACCGGTCATGATCCAGAAATTCTGGAGATGCACGCCGCTGGAAGCGGGCGCCACCCGGGAGCGAATTGAGAACCTGTGTCGACAAACAGGCATAGGGTATAACAATATTCTATATTGGCCGATTTTCGGCGGCAAAATGATCACCGCCGGCGTGATGGGGCTGGTAACAAAATTCCGTTATATTCTGGTGACACACGGCCTGCTGCGTCTGCTGGAGCCTGAAGAACTTGATGCGGTCATCGCCCATGAAATCGGCCATGTCAAACAAAAGCATCTGTTATTTTATCTGTTTTTTTTTGCGGGCTACATGCTGGTGTCATACGGCACCTTTGACCTGCTGGTATTTGCAATCATCTACGCAGAACCGGTCTACCGGTTTGTCCACGAATACGGCTTTAGCCAGGCTTCAGTAACGGCAGCGCTGTTCAGCATCGTTATCATCCTTAATTTCGTGATCTATTTCAGATATATATTCGGATACTTTATGCGTAATTTTGAACGCCAGGCCGATACCTATGTCTATGCAGTTATCGGAAACGCCCAACCGTTGATCCGCACCCTTGAAAAAATCGCCCTAACCAGCGGACAACCGCCGGACAGACCCAACTGGCACCATTTCAGCATTACCGAACGGATCGCTTATCTGAAAAAATGTGAAAATGACGGAAACTGGATCCGGCGTCACAACCGCAAAATCAAAAAAAGTATCGCCGTCTATCTGGCGGCGGTACTGCTCATGGGCGCATTGGGGTATCATTTGAATTTTGGAAGTGTCGGACAGAAGCTGAACAATCATTTTTTTGAAAAAATCATTCAGCGCGAACTCCAGAAAACACCACATAATCCGAATCTATACCGCATGCTGGGGGATTTATACTACAGTCGCAAAGACTACGAAACGACCATACGGGCATATGAAAACGCACTGGGGCTCCGGCCCGACAATCCGGAAGTATTGAACAATCTCGCGTGGTTGTTCGCCACTTGTGATGATCCGAACTACCGTGACCCGCAAAAAGCGCTGAGACTGGCGCAACAGGCCGCGACCCTATCTCCGGCAGCGCATATTATGGACACGCTGGCTGAAAGTTTTTATGTGAATGGAAAATATGCCGAGGCCGCACAGGCGGCCGAAAGGGCGCTGCAACTCGCCCGAACCAACCGATCTTATTTTGAAGATCAGCTGGAAAAATTTCGTACGGCCGAACGGAAGGCTAAAGGATTTTGA
- a CDS encoding epoxyqueuosine reductase QueH, with protein MKILLHTCCGPCSIYPLNTLRTEGFTIMGYFYRHNIHPYQECLRREETLKAYAQRVDLRVICQEGYDLEGFIRNMAFRETERCRLCYHERLIATARIAQKGRFDYFTSTLLYSKFQQHDLIRTVGEAVGKDVGVPFYYYDFRKGWKEGVAESKRLNMYRQQYCGCIYSEKERYYRPLAESSANKKESC; from the coding sequence TTGAAAATACTGCTCCACACCTGCTGCGGCCCCTGCAGCATCTATCCCTTAAACACCCTTCGCACGGAGGGGTTCACCATTATGGGTTATTTTTACAGACATAATATCCATCCCTATCAGGAGTGTCTGAGACGGGAGGAAACCCTGAAAGCCTATGCCCAAAGGGTCGATCTTCGGGTTATATGCCAGGAAGGCTACGACCTGGAGGGATTCATCCGAAACATGGCCTTCCGGGAAACAGAACGATGCCGCCTGTGCTATCACGAACGCCTCATTGCCACGGCCCGGATCGCCCAAAAGGGCCGGTTTGACTACTTCACCAGCACCCTTTTATACAGTAAATTTCAACAACACGACCTCATCCGGACTGTTGGAGAAGCTGTCGGCAAAGACGTCGGCGTCCCCTTCTATTACTACGATTTTCGCAAAGGCTGGAAAGAAGGCGTTGCCGAATCCAAACGGCTGAACATGTACCGCCAGCAGTATTGTGGGTGCATTTACAGTGAGAAGGAAAGATATTACAGGCCACTAGCTGAATCATCTGCAAACAAAAAAGAGTCTTGCTGA
- a CDS encoding YggS family pyridoxal phosphate-dependent enzyme, with protein sequence MNDIKQNLQEIKERIRKAAKKSNRDPESIRLVAVSKTVPVETIQKAIEAGVTILGESYIQEARSKISAVSLPPASASWHFIGHLQTNKAGYAVRLFSLIHSVDSLKLAHALNREAGKINKIQAILIQVNIAKETTKSGIAAQEARKLMAEIGSLPNLKVKGLMTMPPCFNNPEKARPYFDDLRSLSEALQKNINADLAPNISMDELSMGMSGDFEVAIAAGATMVRIGTAIFGERD encoded by the coding sequence TTGAACGACATCAAACAAAATCTGCAAGAGATAAAAGAGCGTATTCGAAAGGCCGCCAAAAAAAGCAACCGGGACCCTGAATCCATCCGTCTGGTGGCTGTCAGTAAAACCGTACCGGTTGAAACCATCCAAAAAGCGATTGAGGCCGGTGTGACGATTCTGGGTGAGAGCTATATCCAGGAAGCACGCTCTAAAATCAGCGCGGTATCGCTCCCTCCCGCTTCGGCATCCTGGCATTTTATTGGCCATCTCCAGACCAATAAGGCCGGGTATGCGGTTCGGCTGTTTAGTCTCATCCATTCGGTGGACTCTTTGAAATTGGCCCATGCGCTGAATCGGGAAGCCGGAAAGATAAATAAAATCCAAGCCATTCTAATCCAGGTGAATATTGCCAAAGAAACGACCAAGTCGGGTATCGCAGCCCAAGAAGCCCGAAAACTGATGGCTGAAATCGGCTCTCTCCCCAACCTCAAAGTCAAAGGGCTGATGACAATGCCCCCCTGTTTCAACAATCCGGAAAAGGCCCGCCCCTATTTTGATGATCTACGGTCGTTAAGCGAGGCGCTTCAAAAAAATATAAACGCGGATTTAGCGCCAAACATATCCATGGACGAACTCTCCATGGGGATGTCCGGCGATTTCGAAGTGGCCATTGCCGCCGGTGCGACCATGGTACGGATTGGAACCGCCATCTTTGGAGAACGAGATTGA